From Streptomyces sp. NBC_00683, one genomic window encodes:
- a CDS encoding FG-GAP repeat domain-containing protein, whose amino-acid sequence MTSPMRPPRRTARRRTALAASAVVLTAFALGFGPGAPFTAPATALAAGCSGVDSDFNGDGIRDTVIADPEGTVNSVPGAGLLHIVYGGGKGSMQLSQETANVPGGAEPDDRFGFSFAVYDADADGCSDIAVGIPYEDLAVDDATIRDAGLVQIVYGSAAGPAGGKAVKEHAQGSTSSLGGGRETGDWVGYALAGGKTAAGTSYLLIGAPGEALGTVEDAGVFFYLSADAATAVGVNQDTTTAGPVPGEMEVDDRFGSSFATTPTHFAVGTPGEAIGTVPFAGGVAVFSHTLVSGLPKPLVGLAQDQDIIQGAEEAGDAFGTALAMVPYRPSGATSTTEVLLAVGVPGEDLSTTVDAGAVQVFRVTASGTFTQVYWLDQNTADAEEQTEAGDFFGQRLAAVNTAPNSTASATTTRLAVGVPGEESDEEHMEKGGVQIFPLVGAPGASDAWLDPGSGIPVEPASRQLAGMSLGSTPSALYVGMPYGPAAGHAVHSFSWNTASGGAPTHTFKPGEGGIPTGDVAFGAVAR is encoded by the coding sequence GTGACCAGTCCGATGCGCCCGCCGCGGCGCACGGCCAGAAGAAGAACAGCGCTCGCCGCAAGCGCAGTCGTCCTGACCGCATTCGCGCTGGGGTTCGGTCCGGGAGCGCCTTTCACCGCACCCGCCACCGCCCTCGCCGCCGGATGCTCGGGCGTGGACTCCGACTTCAACGGGGACGGCATCAGGGACACGGTGATCGCCGACCCCGAAGGGACGGTCAACAGTGTCCCGGGGGCCGGTCTGCTCCACATCGTCTACGGCGGTGGCAAGGGCAGCATGCAACTGTCCCAGGAGACGGCAAACGTTCCGGGGGGCGCCGAGCCCGACGACCGGTTCGGCTTCTCGTTCGCCGTCTACGACGCGGACGCCGACGGCTGCAGCGACATCGCCGTCGGCATCCCGTACGAGGACCTCGCCGTGGACGACGCCACGATCCGCGACGCGGGCCTGGTCCAGATCGTCTACGGTTCGGCGGCCGGACCCGCCGGCGGGAAGGCTGTCAAGGAGCACGCCCAGGGCTCGACCTCGTCGCTCGGCGGGGGCAGGGAGACCGGTGACTGGGTCGGATACGCCCTGGCCGGCGGCAAGACCGCGGCCGGAACCTCGTACCTGCTGATCGGCGCCCCCGGCGAAGCGCTGGGGACGGTCGAGGACGCCGGCGTCTTCTTCTACCTCTCCGCCGACGCGGCGACCGCCGTCGGCGTCAACCAGGACACGACCACCGCCGGGCCGGTGCCGGGAGAGATGGAGGTGGACGACCGGTTCGGCTCGTCGTTCGCAACCACCCCGACGCACTTCGCCGTCGGAACGCCGGGGGAGGCGATAGGCACCGTGCCGTTCGCCGGAGGTGTCGCGGTCTTCAGCCACACCCTCGTCTCCGGGCTTCCCAAGCCGCTGGTGGGCCTGGCGCAGGATCAGGACATCATCCAGGGCGCCGAGGAGGCGGGTGACGCTTTCGGCACCGCCCTCGCCATGGTCCCGTACCGGCCCTCGGGCGCCACCTCGACGACCGAGGTCCTCCTCGCCGTCGGCGTCCCGGGCGAGGACCTGTCCACGACGGTCGACGCGGGAGCCGTTCAGGTCTTCCGGGTCACGGCCTCAGGGACCTTCACGCAGGTCTACTGGCTCGACCAGAACACCGCGGACGCCGAGGAACAGACCGAGGCCGGCGACTTCTTCGGACAGCGGCTCGCCGCGGTCAACACCGCCCCGAACAGCACGGCTTCAGCCACCACCACCCGGCTGGCAGTCGGCGTGCCGGGCGAGGAGTCCGACGAAGAACACATGGAGAAGGGCGGAGTGCAGATCTTCCCGCTCGTCGGTGCGCCCGGCGCCTCCGACGCCTGGCTCGACCCCGGCTCGGGCATCCCGGTGGAACCCGCTTCCCGCCAACTCGCCGGAATGAGCCTGGGCTCCACCCCCTCCGCCCTGTACGTGGGCATGCCCTACGGGCCCGCCGCAGGCCACGCCGTCCACTCCTTCAGCTGGAACACGGCATCGGGCGGCGCACCCACCCACACCTTCAAGCCCGGTGAGGGCGGCATCCCCACGGGTGACGTCGCGTTCGGAGCCGTGGCACGTTGA
- a CDS encoding VCBS repeat-containing protein, producing MTLVAALTLLGPPALSVPQAAAAAGCAGAQHDFNGDGIRDSLIADPEATVSGKERAGQIHVVYGGGKGTFALSQDSPNVSDSAETDDRFGFSSAVYDANLDGCSDIAVGIPFEDINAADGPVEDAGLVHLIYGSPTGIAPTGVATIGFRQGADGRLGGTYEAEDWAGHAVAAGTSATGIPFLVIGVPGADSDEGVDTGMFHHVYGTGYNVAHVSQDSAGVWEDPEPHDRFGASIAATDRHFVVGAPGESIATTSQNVGFAGAVVVFRPSINTDGIPDPLFGMGQGRSGSADTTAQAGDQYGTSLAMAPYRPAGSTTNNDSLLAVGVPGEDLAATVDAGAVHTYDIRADGTLQHLKWIDQNHPDVEGAAEAGDFFGQRLAAANTSPSATGTAATMRLAVAAPGEESTEEYPEEGGVHVLPLLGEPGAGDSWIAPGDGIPAVRAPRMLTGMGLGSSPTSLYVGVPYGPDGSRAVHAFPWNTPNGGAPTQSWRPGEGGIPAGSVAFGAYLS from the coding sequence ATGACGCTGGTGGCGGCATTAACACTGCTGGGCCCCCCGGCGCTGTCGGTTCCGCAGGCGGCCGCCGCCGCGGGCTGCGCCGGAGCGCAGCACGACTTCAACGGGGACGGCATTCGCGATTCGCTCATCGCCGACCCCGAGGCCACCGTCTCGGGCAAGGAACGTGCCGGGCAGATCCACGTGGTCTACGGGGGCGGCAAGGGGACGTTCGCGCTGTCGCAGGACTCCCCGAACGTCTCGGACAGCGCCGAGACCGACGACCGGTTCGGCTTCTCGTCGGCCGTCTACGACGCCAACCTCGACGGCTGCAGCGACATCGCCGTGGGCATCCCGTTCGAGGACATCAACGCGGCGGACGGGCCGGTCGAGGACGCGGGACTCGTCCACCTCATCTACGGCTCACCGACGGGCATCGCGCCCACAGGAGTCGCCACCATCGGTTTCCGGCAGGGAGCCGACGGCAGGCTGGGCGGCACCTACGAAGCGGAGGACTGGGCCGGACACGCCGTCGCCGCGGGCACATCGGCCACCGGCATTCCCTTCCTCGTGATCGGAGTGCCCGGCGCGGACAGCGACGAGGGCGTGGACACGGGGATGTTCCACCATGTCTACGGCACCGGCTACAACGTGGCCCACGTCTCGCAGGACTCGGCGGGCGTCTGGGAGGATCCCGAGCCCCATGACCGTTTCGGCGCGTCGATCGCCGCGACGGACCGTCACTTCGTCGTCGGTGCGCCCGGCGAGTCCATCGCCACGACGTCCCAGAACGTGGGGTTCGCCGGCGCGGTCGTCGTCTTCCGGCCCTCGATCAACACCGACGGCATCCCCGACCCCCTCTTCGGCATGGGCCAGGGCCGCAGCGGCAGCGCCGACACCACCGCGCAGGCCGGAGACCAGTACGGAACCTCGCTGGCGATGGCCCCCTACCGCCCCGCCGGCTCGACCACGAACAACGACTCGCTCCTCGCGGTCGGCGTCCCCGGTGAGGACCTGGCGGCCACTGTCGACGCCGGAGCCGTGCACACCTACGACATCCGGGCGGACGGAACCCTCCAGCATCTGAAGTGGATCGACCAGAACCACCCCGATGTCGAGGGGGCGGCCGAGGCCGGGGACTTCTTCGGACAGCGACTCGCCGCGGCCAACACCTCCCCGTCAGCCACGGGCACCGCGGCGACGATGCGCCTCGCGGTGGCAGCACCCGGTGAGGAGTCGACCGAGGAGTATCCGGAAGAGGGCGGCGTGCACGTTCTTCCGCTGCTCGGTGAGCCGGGCGCCGGTGACAGCTGGATCGCACCCGGCGACGGCATTCCCGCCGTGCGCGCGCCCCGCATGCTCACCGGCATGGGCCTGGGTTCGAGCCCGACGTCGCTGTACGTCGGCGTACCCTACGGTCCCGACGGGAGCAGAGCCGTCCACGCCTTCCCCTGGAACACCCCGAACGGCGGCGCACCCACGCAGAGTTGGCGCCCCGGTGAAGGTGGCATCCCGGCCGGCAGTGTTGCCTTCGGCGCGTATCTGAGCTGA
- a CDS encoding MBL fold metallo-hydrolase: protein MTGADNQPSLRMRLRSLRPDAFGADPAGARMERITRSPNFADGVFQNPEGARTRPSGSMLEFAKVYFRKEERARRSPTGTVPLHATTLADLAAPPATGLRLTWMGHSSVLAEIDGRRVLFDPVWGERCSPFAFAGPKRLHPVPLPLAALGPVDVVVISHDHYDHLDLPTIRTLAGTDTVFAVPLGVGAHLERWGVPLDRIHELDWNETVRIAGISLTATPARHFCGRGLRNQQHTLWASWVVAGPEHRIYHSGDTGYFSGFRDIGAEHGPFDATMIQLGAYSEYWPDIHMTPAEAVQAHLDLQGGGPAGTLLPIHWATFNLAPHPWSEPAEWTKDAAEELGQAVAFPRPGEPFEPAGKLPAERWWRSVSGLAARPWRASAGADGASAAPQGELDLAGER from the coding sequence GTGACCGGCGCCGACAATCAGCCTTCGCTCCGCATGAGACTCCGCTCGCTGCGGCCCGACGCCTTCGGAGCGGACCCGGCCGGAGCCAGGATGGAGCGCATCACGCGCTCACCCAATTTCGCCGACGGGGTCTTCCAGAACCCCGAGGGGGCGCGGACGCGGCCGTCGGGTTCCATGCTCGAATTCGCCAAGGTCTACTTCCGCAAGGAGGAGCGGGCCCGCAGGTCGCCGACCGGTACCGTCCCCCTCCACGCGACCACGCTCGCCGATCTGGCCGCGCCGCCGGCCACGGGGCTCCGGCTGACCTGGATGGGCCACTCCAGCGTGCTCGCCGAGATCGACGGGCGGCGGGTGCTCTTCGACCCGGTCTGGGGTGAGCGCTGTTCGCCGTTCGCCTTCGCCGGGCCGAAGCGGCTGCACCCCGTGCCCCTCCCGCTCGCCGCGCTCGGCCCCGTCGACGTCGTCGTGATCTCCCACGACCACTACGACCACCTCGACCTGCCCACCATCCGTACCCTGGCCGGCACCGACACGGTCTTCGCGGTCCCCCTCGGCGTCGGCGCCCATCTGGAGCGCTGGGGCGTGCCCCTCGACCGGATCCACGAGCTCGACTGGAACGAGACCGTACGGATCGCCGGGATCAGCCTGACCGCGACACCCGCGCGGCACTTCTGCGGGCGCGGGCTGCGCAACCAGCAGCACACGCTGTGGGCGTCCTGGGTCGTCGCGGGGCCGGAGCACCGGATCTACCACAGCGGTGACACCGGCTACTTCTCCGGCTTCCGGGACATCGGCGCCGAGCACGGACCGTTCGACGCGACGATGATCCAGCTCGGTGCCTACTCGGAGTACTGGCCGGACATCCACATGACACCCGCCGAGGCCGTGCAGGCGCATCTGGACCTGCAGGGCGGCGGGCCGGCCGGCACCCTGCTGCCGATCCACTGGGCCACCTTCAATCTCGCCCCGCACCCGTGGTCCGAGCCGGCGGAGTGGACGAAGGACGCCGCGGAGGAACTGGGGCAGGCGGTGGCCTTCCCGCGGCCCGGCGAGCCCTTCGAGCCGGCGGGGAAGCTCCCCGCGGAGCGCTGGTGGCGCTCGGTGTCCGGGCTCGCCGCGCGCCCGTGGCGTGCCTCGGCGGGGGCGGACGGCGCGTCGGCGGCGCCCCAGGGCGAACTCGACCTTGCGGGCGAGCGCTGA
- a CDS encoding PPOX class F420-dependent oxidoreductase, with translation MTDIEPGREALLRLVGEHDGGVLVTLKQDGRPQLSNVNHAYYPDEGVIRVSITEGRAKTRNLRRDPRASYHVTSDDRWAWTVVDATAELTPFAADPHDATVEQLITLYRDVRGEHPDWDDYRRAMVQDRRVVLTLRIEHVYGQPRA, from the coding sequence ATGACGGACATCGAACCCGGGCGCGAAGCGCTGCTCCGACTCGTCGGTGAGCACGACGGCGGGGTGCTGGTCACCCTCAAGCAGGACGGCAGGCCCCAGCTGTCCAATGTGAACCACGCCTACTACCCCGACGAGGGCGTGATCCGGGTCTCCATCACCGAGGGCCGGGCCAAGACCCGCAACCTCCGCCGGGATCCCCGCGCGAGCTACCACGTGACCAGCGACGACCGCTGGGCGTGGACGGTCGTCGACGCCACCGCCGAGCTGACCCCGTTCGCCGCCGATCCGCACGACGCGACCGTGGAACAGCTGATCACGCTCTACAGGGACGTCCGGGGCGAGCACCCGGACTGGGACGACTACCGACGGGCGATGGTCCAGGACCGCAGGGTCGTCCTGACGCTGAGGATCGAGCATGTGTACGGGCAGCCGCGTGCCTGA
- a CDS encoding Glu/Leu/Phe/Val dehydrogenase dimerization domain-containing protein has product MTPHSPAPLISLTWTDHVTGREGHLVVDRLVRGVSSGGLRMRKGCTLDEVTGLARGMTMKEALHYDADDGQARYIPLGGAKGGIDCDPRDPEAYGVLVRYLRAVRPYVESVWTTGEDLGLTQDLVDRAAAEAGLVSSVQAVFPLLDDEAAARGRLADAFAVTVDGIGLDELVGGCGVAESVLAALDRAGVAHSGARVSVQGLGTMGGATARFLSRAGLRVVAVADVRGTIANPAGLDVEGLLAARDAYGTVDRSALREGDHELPADAWLTTDAEVLVPAAVSYTVDEVNQAWIRARWVVEAANMPVLPEAEKLLAARGITVLPDVVVNSGTNAWWWWTLFGDIGADAEEAFGHTRRSMRALIDLMLARAEADGCTPREAAHAIVADRLPVMAERFGWYAR; this is encoded by the coding sequence ATGACACCCCACTCCCCCGCCCCGCTCATCTCCCTGACCTGGACGGATCACGTCACGGGCCGCGAGGGTCACCTGGTCGTCGACCGGCTGGTGCGCGGAGTTTCCAGCGGCGGGCTGCGCATGCGGAAGGGGTGCACCCTCGACGAGGTGACGGGCCTCGCCCGTGGCATGACCATGAAGGAAGCACTGCACTACGACGCCGACGACGGACAAGCGCGCTACATCCCCCTGGGCGGCGCCAAGGGCGGCATCGACTGCGATCCGCGGGACCCCGAGGCGTACGGGGTGCTGGTCCGCTATCTGCGGGCGGTGCGCCCCTACGTCGAGAGCGTCTGGACGACCGGCGAGGATCTCGGCCTCACCCAGGACCTCGTCGACCGGGCCGCGGCGGAGGCCGGGCTCGTCTCCTCTGTCCAGGCGGTCTTCCCGCTGCTCGACGACGAGGCGGCGGCCCGCGGGCGGCTGGCGGACGCCTTCGCCGTCACGGTGGACGGGATCGGGCTGGACGAGCTGGTGGGCGGGTGCGGGGTGGCCGAGTCCGTGCTCGCCGCACTGGACCGTGCGGGCGTCGCCCACAGCGGTGCCCGGGTGTCCGTGCAAGGGCTCGGCACCATGGGCGGAGCGACGGCGCGCTTCCTCTCCCGGGCCGGACTCAGGGTCGTGGCGGTCGCCGACGTCAGGGGCACGATCGCCAATCCGGCGGGACTGGACGTGGAAGGCCTGCTGGCCGCCCGGGACGCGTACGGGACGGTCGACCGGAGCGCCCTGCGGGAGGGGGACCACGAGCTGCCTGCCGACGCCTGGCTGACCACCGACGCGGAGGTACTGGTTCCGGCGGCCGTCTCGTACACCGTCGACGAGGTGAACCAGGCCTGGATCAGGGCCCGTTGGGTGGTCGAGGCGGCGAACATGCCGGTGCTGCCGGAAGCGGAGAAGCTGCTCGCCGCGCGCGGGATCACGGTCCTGCCCGATGTGGTCGTCAACTCCGGTACGAACGCCTGGTGGTGGTGGACCCTGTTCGGCGACATCGGGGCCGACGCGGAGGAGGCGTTCGGGCACACCCGCCGCTCGATGCGCGCCCTGATCGACCTGATGCTGGCCCGCGCCGAGGCCGACGGCTGCACCCCTCGGGAGGCGGCCCACGCGATCGTCGCGGACCGGCTCCCGGTCATGGCGGAGCGGTTCGGCTGGTACGCGCGGTAG
- a CDS encoding S8 family peptidase: protein MSPSTDGRGRTVTLLTGDVVTYSGDGESVQITAITPGPGREGMGFSRFRSDGHEYAVPIDAAGQVSQGRVDQRLFDVTELVASGYADGAADTLRVLVAGAASASGSPGAPRGARVAGTFPTAGTTALSVPKKSANAVWKQLGTASAARSEGIGKVWLDGRVQASLDTSVPQIGADEAHRAGLTGKGTKVAVLDTGYDRDHPDLKKAVTASQDFTDDGDVQDLQGHGTHVSSIIAGSGAASGGRYAGVAPGAELIEGKVLANDGYGYDSWILAGMEWAVAQDARVVNMSLGSSRASDGTDPLSSAVDRLSEEHGTLFVIAAGNSGDRTISAPGAADAALTVGSVTKSGEMSEFSSRGPRQGRPAVKPEISAPGSSIVAARAAGTLDDSAVTERYASLSGTSMASPHVAGAAALLAEKHPDWSGARLKSALIGSAAPVDGTTTDDTGSGLTDVPGALGTAVLAEPATLAAHSTYPNSAAAPQTHRITWTNTTAKPVRLRLSTGRGGAVRTGTDSVTVPARSTARTDVVLDASRVEAGTTYSGAVTATWPGRGRATVPVSIEADPETYTLTLTGPAPREGAERTWTAAVLQDERTGASYTVSLTGNTPEKVTLPRGSYRLMGHIWEYDNVGTTTVGTAAIHFAQRVTVSGDRAVALSTESAREVRIGVDDGRARIAYQSATGIASRIGAADTGLIAPSSAGQYRVEAVPTTGGTMEGLTFFGGLSWQQREVDASEPGSSPQELKLLLSQYSIFRWVGTATGQVVDIGTGQDTDPAAMDLEGKIVLWSPANSPTEANNALYQKLSDAGTAAIVYAGYGLSVYRPTPVLSLDRSSLPLLRERLAQGPLTLKLDAVNSSADAYFLHHSVDGKVPAGAEWFDRRENLAKVTTKHRTHGYPDDPKGMYAWTSWNGLTLFQQSVGYRPPMDQTLYYTPDVAWTSATFHYQYDVSDSVYPLGTLSGPPTVYRKGRTYGEDWMSAPFNPALGERAGSPQITRAGDKLNVGLPMFSDAAGHRGETAPGADSGSTVLAADDGTVLASNAAPGRAVFDLDRRDRWYRLTVDATRTSPDPVTWMLGSRVTSEWRFRSGHESGRTAAAARLLDLDYRLPLTGVNATEADKPLGYTVGLTAQGSRSAVPVASLKVWYATDGTDWKPAAASRGADGRWKVTVPAVGTAKVDLRTTVTDPWGASLTETLTDAYSSGCADIWC, encoded by the coding sequence GTGTCCCCTTCCACGGATGGCCGGGGCCGCACCGTCACCCTGCTGACCGGCGATGTGGTGACGTACTCGGGTGACGGCGAATCGGTACAGATCACCGCGATCACACCGGGTCCCGGCCGGGAAGGCATGGGCTTCAGCCGGTTCCGGTCCGACGGTCATGAGTACGCGGTACCGATCGACGCCGCCGGCCAGGTCTCTCAGGGCCGCGTCGACCAACGGCTGTTCGACGTCACGGAACTGGTCGCTTCGGGCTACGCCGACGGAGCGGCCGACACCCTGCGCGTCCTGGTCGCTGGAGCGGCTTCCGCATCGGGCAGCCCCGGCGCACCGCGGGGCGCCCGCGTCGCCGGCACCTTCCCGACGGCCGGAACCACCGCGCTGAGTGTGCCGAAGAAGTCGGCGAACGCCGTGTGGAAGCAGCTCGGTACGGCATCGGCGGCCCGCTCCGAAGGCATCGGGAAGGTCTGGCTGGACGGCAGGGTCCAGGCATCGCTCGACACCTCGGTGCCTCAGATCGGGGCGGACGAGGCGCATCGGGCCGGGCTCACCGGCAAGGGGACCAAGGTCGCCGTCCTGGACACCGGGTACGACCGGGACCATCCCGACCTGAAGAAGGCTGTCACCGCCTCGCAGGACTTCACGGATGACGGTGACGTCCAGGATCTGCAGGGACACGGCACCCATGTCTCGTCGATCATCGCCGGATCCGGTGCAGCATCCGGCGGCCGGTACGCGGGAGTCGCGCCCGGCGCGGAGCTGATCGAGGGCAAGGTCCTCGCCAACGACGGTTACGGCTACGACTCCTGGATCCTCGCCGGGATGGAATGGGCGGTCGCGCAGGACGCCCGCGTCGTCAACATGAGCCTGGGATCCAGTCGCGCCTCGGACGGCACCGATCCGCTGTCCTCCGCCGTCGACCGGCTGTCCGAGGAGCACGGAACGCTGTTCGTCATCGCTGCGGGCAACAGCGGTGACCGCACGATCAGCGCGCCCGGTGCCGCCGATGCGGCACTGACGGTCGGCTCGGTCACCAAGTCGGGTGAGATGTCGGAGTTCTCCTCGCGCGGCCCCCGCCAGGGCAGGCCTGCCGTGAAACCGGAGATCTCCGCGCCCGGCAGCTCGATCGTGGCGGCACGCGCCGCCGGCACCCTGGACGACTCGGCCGTGACCGAGCGGTACGCCTCCCTGTCGGGTACGTCCATGGCGAGCCCGCACGTCGCAGGGGCCGCCGCACTGCTCGCCGAGAAGCACCCGGACTGGTCCGGTGCGCGGCTCAAGTCCGCCCTGATCGGCAGCGCCGCCCCGGTCGACGGCACGACGACCGATGACACGGGATCCGGCCTCACCGATGTGCCGGGTGCGCTCGGCACAGCCGTTCTCGCCGAACCGGCCACGCTGGCCGCCCACTCCACGTATCCGAACAGCGCCGCCGCTCCCCAGACGCACCGGATCACCTGGACCAACACCACCGCGAAACCCGTGAGACTGCGGCTGTCCACGGGCCGGGGCGGCGCGGTCAGGACCGGTACGGACTCCGTGACGGTGCCCGCCCGCTCCACCGCGCGGACCGACGTCGTTCTCGACGCCTCGCGCGTCGAGGCCGGCACGACGTACAGCGGCGCGGTCACCGCCACCTGGCCGGGCCGCGGCCGGGCAACCGTGCCCGTGTCGATCGAGGCCGACCCCGAGACGTACACCCTCACCCTGACCGGCCCCGCACCGCGCGAGGGAGCGGAGCGCACGTGGACGGCCGCCGTGCTCCAGGACGAGAGGACGGGTGCCTCGTACACGGTCTCGCTCACCGGGAACACCCCTGAGAAGGTGACGCTGCCACGAGGCAGCTACCGGCTCATGGGGCACATCTGGGAGTACGACAACGTGGGCACGACCACGGTCGGTACGGCCGCGATCCACTTCGCCCAGCGGGTGACGGTCAGCGGCGACCGTGCCGTCGCGCTCAGCACGGAGTCGGCCCGAGAGGTGAGGATCGGCGTCGACGACGGCCGTGCCCGGATCGCGTACCAGTCGGCAACGGGCATCGCCTCACGGATCGGTGCGGCGGACACCGGATTGATCGCGCCGAGCTCCGCGGGCCAGTACCGCGTCGAGGCGGTTCCGACGACGGGCGGCACCATGGAGGGGCTCACGTTCTTCGGCGGTCTGAGCTGGCAGCAGCGGGAGGTCGACGCCTCGGAACCGGGCTCGTCGCCGCAGGAGTTGAAGCTGCTGCTGTCCCAGTACAGCATCTTCCGCTGGGTGGGTACGGCCACGGGTCAGGTCGTCGACATCGGTACCGGGCAGGACACCGATCCCGCCGCGATGGACCTCGAGGGAAAGATCGTGCTGTGGTCCCCGGCCAACAGCCCGACGGAGGCCAACAACGCGCTCTACCAGAAGCTGTCGGACGCCGGGACCGCCGCCATCGTCTACGCCGGGTACGGGCTCTCCGTCTACCGGCCCACGCCCGTTCTCTCCCTGGACCGCTCCAGCCTTCCGCTGCTGCGCGAGCGGCTCGCCCAGGGGCCGCTCACGCTGAAGCTGGACGCCGTGAACTCCTCGGCCGACGCGTACTTCCTCCACCACTCCGTCGACGGCAAGGTGCCCGCCGGAGCGGAGTGGTTCGACCGCCGCGAGAATCTCGCCAAGGTCACCACGAAGCACCGCACCCACGGGTATCCCGACGACCCCAAGGGCATGTACGCCTGGACCAGCTGGAACGGGCTCACGCTGTTCCAGCAGTCCGTCGGCTACCGCCCGCCGATGGACCAGACGCTCTACTACACACCGGATGTGGCCTGGACCAGCGCCACCTTCCACTACCAGTACGACGTCTCCGACTCCGTCTACCCGCTGGGGACCCTGAGCGGCCCGCCCACCGTCTACCGCAAGGGCCGTACCTACGGGGAGGACTGGATGTCCGCTCCCTTCAACCCCGCCCTCGGGGAGAGGGCCGGCTCCCCACAGATCACCAGGGCCGGCGACAAGCTGAATGTGGGCCTGCCCATGTTCTCCGACGCCGCAGGCCACCGCGGGGAGACAGCGCCCGGCGCGGACAGCGGCAGCACCGTGCTCGCCGCCGACGACGGCACCGTACTGGCGAGCAACGCGGCGCCCGGCCGGGCCGTCTTCGATCTGGACCGGCGCGACCGCTGGTACCGGCTCACCGTCGACGCCACCCGTACCTCCCCGGATCCGGTGACCTGGATGCTCGGTTCGCGGGTCACCAGCGAGTGGCGGTTCCGTTCCGGCCACGAGTCCGGGAGGACCGCGGCAGCCGCCCGGCTGCTCGATCTGGACTACCGGCTGCCGCTGACCGGGGTCAACGCCACCGAGGCCGACAAGCCCCTCGGCTATACGGTCGGTCTCACCGCGCAGGGCAGCCGGAGCGCGGTTCCGGTCGCCTCGCTCAAGGTCTGGTACGCCACCGACGGCACGGACTGGAAGCCGGCTGCGGCGTCCCGTGGAGCGGATGGCCGGTGGAAGGTGACCGTACCGGCTGTCGGCACCGCCAAGGTCGACCTCCGGACGACGGTGACGGACCCGTGGGGCGCGTCCCTGACGGAGACGCTGACCGACGCGTACAGCTCGGGCTGCGCCGACATCTGGTGCTGA
- a CDS encoding TetR/AcrR family transcriptional regulator gives MSERREDLLRAAVEQIEVRGVSAVRIADVASVLGVSNALVLYHFSSKEKLVAAAFAYAAEADLAHLRGLMSRRTTAVRRLRSAVRWYAPTGQAKGWRLWIEGWAASLRDPVLREVAGDLDQQWKAELAEVIEEGAAAGEFDCDDPMSVAWRLTALLDGLAVQMTSYAGPLSRTTMLRWTEEALARELGIEHEALTA, from the coding sequence GTGTCGGAGCGACGTGAGGACCTCCTGCGCGCTGCCGTGGAGCAGATCGAGGTCCGGGGCGTGTCCGCTGTGCGGATCGCCGATGTGGCATCGGTCCTCGGAGTGAGCAACGCACTCGTGCTGTACCACTTCTCGTCCAAGGAGAAGTTGGTGGCGGCAGCGTTCGCGTACGCGGCAGAGGCCGATCTCGCCCATCTGCGCGGGCTGATGTCACGCCGCACGACCGCGGTCCGGCGTCTTCGGTCCGCGGTTCGCTGGTACGCGCCGACCGGCCAGGCCAAGGGCTGGCGGCTGTGGATCGAGGGCTGGGCGGCCTCCTTGCGCGATCCGGTGCTGCGCGAGGTCGCCGGCGATCTCGACCAGCAGTGGAAGGCGGAGCTGGCCGAGGTCATCGAGGAGGGCGCCGCAGCCGGTGAGTTCGACTGCGACGATCCGATGTCGGTGGCCTGGCGGCTGACCGCTCTCCTGGACGGACTGGCCGTCCAGATGACGTCGTACGCGGGTCCGCTCTCCCGGACCACCATGCTGCGGTGGACCGAGGAGGCGCTCGCCCGCGAACTCGGCATCGAGCACGAGGCCCTGACGGCCTGA